In Dryobates pubescens isolate bDryPub1 chromosome 8, bDryPub1.pri, whole genome shotgun sequence, a genomic segment contains:
- the NANOS1 gene encoding nanos homolog 1, translating to MEAFPGGKLEQHRHLPPVECLPGARYGGRSHSACGNVFNSWNDYLGLATLITKAVRPGKGFSAEPPSVVVAAAVPPAEEEEEEEEEEEETGGAYFEGALDLHDLALCGHHHHHHHHHHHSEGLLEERFADFSPFPGRGGPAAVVLDCSGEHPGREGSPHAWGGVVVAGRLPTHPRAASRLLKPELQVCVFCRNNKEAVALYTTHILKGPDGRVLCPVLRRYTCPLCGASGDNAHTIKYCPLSKMQAAKQLKHARTVLGKKGR from the coding sequence ATGGAGGCTTTCCCTGGCGGTAAGCTGGAGCAGCACCGGCACCTTCCGCCCGTAGAGTGCCTGCCGGGCGCTCGCTACGGCGGCCGGAGTCACAGCGCCTGTGGGAACGTTTTCAACTCCTGGAACGACTACCTGGGGCTAGCCACGCTCATCACCAAGGCCGTGCGCCCCGGCAAGGGCTTCAGCGCCGAGCCCCCCTCGGTGGTGGTGGCGGCTGCCGTGCCACCggccgaggaggaggaggaggaagaagaggaggaggaagagacgGGGGGGGCGTACTTCGAGGGCGCGCTGGACTTGCACGACCTGGCCCTGTGCgggcatcaccaccaccaccaccatcatcaccaccacagcGAGGGCCTGTTGGAGGAGCGCTTCGCCGACTTTAGCCCCTTCCCCGGGCGCGGCGGCCCCGCCGCCGTGGTGTTGGATTGCTCGGGGGAGCACCCGGGCCGGGAGGGCTCGCCCCACGCCTGGGGCGGGGTGGTGGTGGCGGGGCGGCTGCCGACCCACCCGCGGGCCGCCTCCCGCTTGCTTAAACCCGAGCTGCAGGTCTGCGTCTTCTGCCGGAACAACAAGGAGGCCGTGGCCCTCTACACCACCCACATCCTCAAGGGACCCGACGGCCGCGTTCTTTGCCCGGTGCTGCGACGCTACACCTGCCCCCTCTGCGGTGCCAGCGGTGACAATGCCCACACCATCAAATACTGTCCCCTCTCCAAAATGCAGGCGGCTAAACAGCTCAAACACGCCCGGACCGTCCTGGGGAAGAAGGGCCGTTAG